From Nevskia ramosa DSM 11499, the proteins below share one genomic window:
- a CDS encoding SDR family NAD(P)-dependent oxidoreductase, protein MRGLKDKVALVTGAASGIGLAIAKRLAEEGMIVGVLDMNAEAAAKAVAEIEAAGGKATAGICDITDYEAVKKAVAEVEAKIGPTWALVNNAGWDKPIPFLKTTPDFWKKVVDINYMGPLHMTHAVVSGMVQRGGGRVIFIASDAGRVGSSGEVVYSGTKGATIAFAKALAREVSRKNVTLNCIAPGPTNTPAMDAFVGTGEEGQKIRDAMVRGVPLGRIGEPSDYPGLVAFLASDDASFMTGQTISVSGGLTMHG, encoded by the coding sequence TTGCGTGGACTCAAAGACAAGGTGGCCCTGGTCACCGGCGCAGCCAGCGGCATCGGCCTCGCGATCGCCAAGCGTCTGGCGGAAGAAGGCATGATCGTCGGCGTGCTCGACATGAATGCGGAAGCAGCGGCCAAGGCCGTTGCCGAGATCGAAGCGGCCGGCGGCAAGGCCACGGCCGGAATCTGCGACATCACCGACTACGAAGCCGTGAAGAAAGCGGTTGCCGAAGTCGAAGCCAAGATCGGCCCGACCTGGGCGCTGGTCAACAACGCTGGCTGGGACAAGCCAATCCCGTTCCTGAAGACCACTCCGGACTTCTGGAAGAAGGTTGTCGACATCAACTACATGGGCCCGCTGCACATGACCCATGCCGTGGTGTCGGGCATGGTCCAGCGTGGCGGTGGCCGCGTGATCTTCATCGCGTCCGATGCCGGCAGAGTCGGTTCGTCCGGCGAAGTCGTGTACTCGGGCACCAAGGGCGCGACCATCGCGTTCGCCAAGGCGCTGGCCCGTGAAGTGTCGCGCAAGAACGTGACCCTGAACTGCATCGCCCCCGGCCCGACCAACACTCCGGCGATGGACGCCTTCGTCGGCACCGGCGAAGAAGGCCAGAAGATCCGCGATGCGATGGTCCGCGGCGTGCCGCTGGGCCGCATCGGCGAGCCGAGCGACTACCCGGGTCTGGTGGCGTTCCTCGCCAGCGACGACGCCTCGTTCATGACCGGCCAGACGATCTCCGTCTCGGGCGGCCTGACGATGCACGGCTGA